Genomic segment of Geminocystis herdmanii PCC 6308:
CCAAAAATGGTGATGATGGTGCAATTTTAGACATTAACAAAGATAAAAAATTAGTTGTCACCACCGATATTTTAGTGGAGAATGTGCATTTTAGTCATCAAACAACTCCTCCCCATGCCATCGGTTATCGGGCAGTAACAGCAAATCTTTCCGATATAGCCGCTATGGGAGGCACACCCAAAGCCATCACCGTGGGTTTATCCCTGAGAAAAGATACCGAAGTTAGTTGGGTAGAAGCCGTTTATCAAGGTATGCAACAATGTTTAAATTCCTTTAACTGTACTATTATAGGAGGAGATGTCACAAGTTCGATCGTCAACACCATCGCCATTACAGCATTAGGGGAAGTAACCGAAAGTGAAGCTATCTATCGTCATACTGCCCAACCGGGAGACTCGATCGTAATTACAGGCAATCATGGATTATCAAGGGCGGGGTTAGAAATCTTGCTCTATCCCGAAAAATATAGTCATGTCAGGCAACAAACCAGAGAAAAGGTCATTTTTGCCCACCAGTACCCTAAACCTCGTTTAGACATCATTAAAAGCCTTTCTGAAATGAAGTCTAACAAAACAATTACGGGTATGGATAGCAGTGATGGTTTAGCAGATGCTATTATACAGATAT
This window contains:
- the thiL gene encoding thiamine-phosphate kinase, with amino-acid sequence MQIKDIGEHQLLTIIYQYCDRAKNGDDGAILDINKDKKLVVTTDILVENVHFSHQTTPPHAIGYRAVTANLSDIAAMGGTPKAITVGLSLRKDTEVSWVEAVYQGMQQCLNSFNCTIIGGDVTSSIVNTIAITALGEVTESEAIYRHTAQPGDSIVITGNHGLSRAGLEILLYPEKYSHVRQQTREKVIFAHQYPKPRLDIIKSLSEMKSNKTITGMDSSDGLADAIIQICEKSKVGAIVNLRKIPLDSAILEITNFDTALDWLLYGGEDFELVLCVNSDIAKQLIEKCPQECQIIGEITTPCKIQLVDEENVYPRLLLNQKKTYQHF